Proteins from a single region of Methanotorris igneus Kol 5:
- the fwdC gene encoding tungsten-dependent formylmethanofuran dehydrogenase subunit FwdC codes for MKELILTLKEDIIVPVEMDAVIPEKIENMTLDEIKNIELPQGNKKVLLKDLFDVELNEDADVSRIIIKNSTIKLKRIGEKMTTGEIIVEGDAGMYVGCEMKGGKIIVNGNADSWAGQNMKGGELIIKGNAKDYVGSAYRGDWRGMSGGKIIVEGNVGNEIGEYMRGGVIHVKGNAGLMAGIHQEGGIIIIEGDVDARVGGEMKKGAIVVYGKVEELLPSFKFEGVVEDPVIKLSKKDEGTPIKGKFYKFSGDYVYNKPKGQLYISVESNPDLI; via the coding sequence ATGAAGGAGTTGATCCTTACCTTAAAAGAGGATATCATTGTTCCAGTAGAGATGGATGCTGTCATTCCAGAAAAGATAGAAAACATGACATTGGATGAAATAAAGAACATTGAATTGCCACAAGGAAACAAAAAAGTTTTATTAAAAGATTTATTTGATGTTGAGTTAAATGAGGATGCTGATGTATCAAGAATAATCATCAAAAACTCCACCATTAAGTTGAAAAGAATTGGAGAAAAGATGACAACAGGGGAAATTATTGTTGAAGGAGACGCTGGAATGTATGTTGGCTGTGAGATGAAAGGGGGAAAAATCATTGTTAATGGTAATGCTGACAGCTGGGCTGGACAAAACATGAAAGGTGGAGAGCTAATTATTAAAGGAAATGCAAAAGATTACGTTGGTTCTGCATACAGAGGAGATTGGAGAGGTATGAGTGGAGGAAAAATCATTGTTGAAGGAAATGTTGGAAACGAGATTGGGGAATACATGAGAGGGGGAGTTATTCACGTAAAAGGAAACGCTGGTTTAATGGCGGGAATCCACCAAGAAGGAGGAATTATAATTATAGAGGGGGATGTTGACGCAAGAGTTGGTGGAGAGATGAAAAAAGGAGCAATCGTTGTTTATGGAAAAGTTGAAGAGCTCCTCCCATCATTCAAATTTGAGGGAGTTGTTGAGGATCCAGTCATAAAACTATCTAAAAAGGACGAAGGAACACCAATTAAAGGTAAATTCTACAAGTTTAGCGGGGATTATGTATACAACAAACCAAAAGGACAGTTATATATCTCCGTTGAAAGCAATCCTGACTTAATTTAA
- a CDS encoding UbiD family decarboxylase produces MLRELINEINPIVVEKASKKFGVSRILKKYDGQPVYIKDVDGYEVIGNLCNREVLAKSLGIKKEDLMMHILKAMDNEKEGKLVVDKSLKNKYVEDDLDKLKEYPIPTYYEKDAGPYITSGVVIVKDEDFGYNASIHRILVKDEHLVIRMVEQRHLHYLYTKNMKEKDEMDVAIVIGVHPAVLLAASTSADITFDELRFASALMGEPLKVMECDNGLLVPEGEFIIEGKITKDMEDEGPFVDITGTYDIVRKQPVIKITSLKRKEKPIFHALLPGGKEHRLLMGMPQEPRIFKGVRNVVPTVKNVVLTEGGCCWLHAVVQIEKKTEGDGKNAILAALSSHPSLKHVVVVDEDIDIYDINDVEFAIATRVQGDEDIIIIRGAKGSSLDPSSNLEYKTTTKIGIDATISFKKDKSHFIRAKIPDE; encoded by the coding sequence ATGCTTAGGGAATTAATAAATGAAATAAATCCAATTGTTGTTGAAAAGGCATCAAAGAAATTTGGAGTTTCAAGGATATTAAAGAAATACGATGGACAACCAGTTTATATAAAAGATGTTGATGGATACGAAGTTATAGGTAACCTCTGCAATAGAGAAGTGTTGGCCAAATCTTTGGGGATAAAGAAAGAAGATTTGATGATGCACATTTTAAAGGCAATGGACAATGAGAAAGAAGGAAAGTTGGTTGTTGATAAGTCATTAAAAAACAAGTATGTTGAGGATGATTTGGATAAATTAAAAGAGTACCCAATACCAACATACTACGAAAAAGATGCTGGACCATACATAACTTCTGGTGTTGTTATTGTTAAAGATGAAGATTTTGGCTATAATGCATCAATTCATAGGATTTTAGTAAAAGATGAGCATTTAGTCATTAGGATGGTAGAGCAAAGGCATCTCCACTACTTATATACAAAAAATATGAAAGAGAAGGACGAAATGGATGTGGCAATTGTTATAGGTGTGCATCCTGCTGTTCTTTTAGCAGCAAGTACATCCGCAGATATAACATTTGATGAGTTGAGATTTGCATCTGCGTTGATGGGAGAGCCGTTGAAGGTTATGGAGTGCGATAATGGATTGTTAGTTCCAGAGGGAGAATTCATCATTGAGGGAAAAATAACAAAAGACATGGAGGATGAAGGTCCTTTTGTAGATATAACTGGAACTTATGATATTGTTAGAAAGCAGCCAGTGATAAAAATAACTTCCCTAAAAAGAAAAGAAAAACCTATCTTCCATGCTCTATTACCAGGAGGAAAAGAGCATAGGTTATTAATGGGGATGCCACAAGAGCCGAGGATTTTTAAAGGTGTAAGAAATGTCGTTCCAACAGTGAAGAATGTTGTTTTAACTGAAGGGGGATGCTGCTGGCTTCATGCAGTTGTGCAAATTGAGAAAAAGACAGAAGGGGATGGGAAAAACGCTATATTAGCGGCATTGTCTTCTCACCCAAGTTTAAAGCACGTGGTTGTTGTAGATGAGGATATAGATATTTACGATATTAATGATGTCGAATTTGCAATTGCTACAAGGGTTCAAGGGGATGAAGATATAATTATCATTAGGGGGGCAAAAGGTTCATCATTAGACCCGTCATCAAACCTCGAATACAAAACAACAACAAAAATTGGTATAGATGCAACAATAAGTTTTAAAAAAGATAAAAGCCACTTCATTAGGGCAAAAATTCCAGACGAATAA
- the fwdD gene encoding tungsten-dependent formylmethanofuran dehydrogenase subunit FwdD — protein sequence MKKFYLNTGRTIWQGEAIEAGKNLDLYVKAAAVCYINEDEMKDLGLKEGDKIKVKSEYGEVVVFAKKAREPMPKGMVYIPMGPWANKIVCPETDSTAMPSLKGPVLVEIEKTDEEFLDMPKLMRTYLE from the coding sequence ATGAAAAAATTCTATTTAAATACTGGAAGAACTATTTGGCAAGGGGAGGCAATAGAAGCAGGAAAAAACTTAGATTTATATGTTAAAGCAGCTGCAGTTTGTTACATAAATGAAGATGAAATGAAAGATTTAGGGCTTAAAGAAGGAGACAAGATAAAAGTAAAATCAGAGTATGGTGAAGTTGTTGTATTTGCAAAAAAGGCAAGAGAGCCGATGCCAAAAGGAATGGTCTATATACCAATGGGACCTTGGGCTAACAAAATAGTATGTCCAGAAACGGATAGTACCGCAATGCCATCACTTAAAGGGCCAGTATTAGTAGAAATTGAAAAGACTGATGAGGAATTTTTAGACATGCCAAAATTAATGAGAACATACTTAGAATAA
- a CDS encoding ATP-binding protein — protein MYKLVVYPEKCHGCGNCVVSCPVNAKDPNTWGGKGPETDEVVIRVENGVVTIVNGDLCGGCGACIEACPVDAIKLVIEK, from the coding sequence ATGTATAAGTTAGTGGTATATCCGGAAAAATGCCACGGTTGTGGGAACTGTGTTGTATCATGCCCTGTAAACGCAAAAGATCCAAACACATGGGGAGGAAAAGGACCGGAAACTGATGAAGTTGTTATAAGAGTAGAGAATGGAGTTGTAACTATAGTAAATGGCGACTTATGCGGTGGATGCGGTGCATGTATTGAGGCTTGTCCAGTTGATGCAATAAAGTTGGTCATTGAAAAATAA
- the fwdA gene encoding tungsten-dependent formylmethanofuran dehydrogenase subunit FwdA yields MEYIIKNGIVYDPLNGINGEKMDICVKDGKIVEDVSSGAKVIDARGKVVMPGGIDSHTHVAGPKVNIGRMFRPEDSKKEIYAKKGLRTGTGFSVPSTYKTGYQYSEMGYTTVIEAAMPPLIARHVHEEFMETPQVDKAAMPLFGNNWFVFEYLKEGDLKKCAAYVAWLLRAARGFAIKIVNPGGTEAWGWGKNVHSIDDPVPYFDITPREIVRGLAEVNEMLGLPHSIHVHPNNLGHPGNWETTLATMDCVKGIKAKPRYGERETVYYNTHTQFHSYGGTSWKDFESKGVEIAEYVNKHDHLVIDVGQVTLDETTTMTADGPMEYDLHMTNGLKWANCDVELETGSGVVPFIYSPKGPVYAVQWAIGLDLFLNTDTDKVLLTTDHPNAGPFTRYPRVIAWLMSKKYRDEWLYNKVHKWAIQRSHVADNDKEYDLYEIAKVTRANQAKVLGLSKEKGHLGVGADADIAIYDINPEEKDGKKIEKAFRYASYVLKKGEVVVKDGEVVKEIYGDTIYVDVRVDESLEQEIMKDLREKFTRYYSINLDNYPVQDAYANSWKVIKIDATDIN; encoded by the coding sequence ATGGAATACATTATAAAAAATGGGATTGTTTACGACCCCTTGAATGGAATAAATGGAGAAAAAATGGACATTTGTGTTAAAGATGGGAAAATAGTTGAGGATGTTTCAAGTGGTGCAAAAGTTATTGATGCACGTGGAAAAGTTGTAATGCCAGGTGGAATTGATTCTCACACCCACGTTGCTGGACCAAAGGTTAATATTGGTAGAATGTTTAGGCCAGAAGATAGTAAAAAAGAAATCTACGCAAAAAAAGGATTAAGAACTGGGACAGGATTTTCAGTTCCATCAACATACAAAACTGGTTACCAATACTCAGAGATGGGATACACAACTGTTATTGAGGCAGCAATGCCTCCATTAATAGCAAGACACGTACATGAAGAATTTATGGAAACACCACAAGTAGATAAAGCTGCAATGCCATTATTTGGAAACAACTGGTTTGTCTTTGAATATTTAAAAGAAGGGGATCTTAAAAAATGTGCTGCTTACGTAGCATGGCTTTTGAGAGCAGCAAGAGGTTTTGCAATAAAGATAGTTAACCCAGGTGGAACAGAAGCATGGGGTTGGGGTAAAAACGTCCACAGCATTGATGACCCAGTTCCATACTTTGACATAACACCAAGAGAAATCGTTAGAGGTCTTGCAGAAGTTAACGAAATGCTTGGATTACCTCACTCAATCCACGTTCACCCAAACAACTTAGGACACCCAGGAAACTGGGAAACAACACTTGCAACAATGGACTGTGTCAAAGGCATCAAAGCAAAACCAAGATATGGGGAAAGGGAAACTGTATACTACAACACACACACTCAGTTCCACTCATATGGAGGAACCTCATGGAAGGACTTTGAAAGTAAAGGTGTTGAGATTGCTGAGTATGTGAACAAGCACGACCACCTTGTAATTGATGTTGGACAAGTTACACTTGATGAAACAACAACAATGACCGCAGATGGGCCAATGGAATACGACTTGCACATGACAAATGGTTTGAAATGGGCAAACTGTGATGTTGAGCTTGAGACAGGTTCAGGGGTTGTCCCATTCATCTACTCCCCAAAAGGACCTGTCTACGCTGTCCAATGGGCAATTGGTTTGGATTTATTCTTAAACACAGACACAGACAAAGTATTATTAACAACTGACCATCCAAATGCAGGGCCATTCACAAGATATCCAAGAGTTATTGCATGGTTAATGAGCAAAAAATACAGAGATGAATGGTTATACAACAAAGTCCACAAGTGGGCAATACAAAGAAGCCATGTAGCAGATAATGATAAGGAATATGACTTATATGAAATAGCAAAAGTCACAAGAGCAAACCAAGCAAAAGTTTTAGGTTTAAGCAAAGAGAAAGGACACCTTGGTGTTGGAGCAGATGCGGACATTGCTATTTATGACATAAACCCAGAAGAAAAAGATGGTAAGAAAATAGAGAAAGCATTCAGATATGCTTCATATGTATTGAAGAAAGGAGAAGTTGTTGTTAAAGATGGAGAAGTTGTTAAAGAAATCTATGGAGACACAATATACGTAGATGTTAGAGTAGATGAATCCTTAGAGCAAGAAATTATGAAGGACTTAAGAGAGAAATTCACAAGATACTACTCAATCAACTTAGACAACTACCCAGTCCAAGATGCTTATGCAAACAGCTGGAAAGTTATCAAAATTGATGCAACAGACATAAACTAA
- the fwdF gene encoding tungsten-dependent formylmethanofuran dehydrogenase subunit FwdF encodes MQIKEEYNGTITISREGVEKRVLTWSDHICVGCGICHDICPTKAITMGPLGAIAKGDIDAPKLDIDGNVCVLCGMCACACPFNAIDLKINDKSIKELPQYPKILRNITLSQETCVLCGQCEIVCPQGAIEVERELPPRKNLVLGEISINKDKCVLCGICAEYCPADAIDLIPNDMNSLSPKPIKDIVVDTDACVFCKVCEKACPHDAIEVICYKCPLAKRIEKPKLYTDIKGKTTIDKDLCVTCGWCENICPVNAIKVEKPFEGELIIDEKACNACGACVAICPCNALTFPKPADKAQKVPRLAVNQDLCVLCGACAKSCPVSAITVKRTKINMTETKATAWKKAFEKLLAK; translated from the coding sequence ATGCAAATAAAAGAAGAATACAACGGAACCATAACAATATCAAGAGAGGGTGTAGAAAAGAGAGTTTTAACATGGAGTGACCACATCTGTGTTGGTTGTGGAATTTGCCACGATATCTGTCCAACAAAAGCAATTACAATGGGACCTTTAGGGGCTATTGCTAAAGGAGACATTGACGCTCCAAAATTAGACATTGACGGGAATGTTTGTGTTCTCTGTGGAATGTGTGCATGTGCATGTCCATTCAACGCTATTGATTTGAAAATCAACGATAAATCAATAAAAGAACTTCCACAATATCCAAAAATATTAAGAAATATAACATTGAGCCAAGAAACTTGTGTATTATGTGGACAGTGTGAAATTGTCTGTCCTCAAGGTGCTATAGAGGTAGAGAGGGAGTTACCACCAAGAAAGAACTTGGTTCTTGGAGAAATCAGCATAAACAAAGATAAGTGTGTTCTTTGTGGAATTTGTGCTGAATACTGTCCAGCAGATGCAATTGACTTAATTCCAAACGACATGAACTCATTAAGCCCAAAACCAATAAAGGATATTGTTGTTGATACAGATGCATGTGTATTCTGTAAAGTTTGTGAAAAAGCATGTCCACATGATGCAATAGAGGTTATCTGTTACAAGTGTCCATTGGCTAAGAGAATTGAAAAACCAAAATTATACACAGATATCAAAGGAAAAACAACAATTGATAAAGATTTATGTGTTACATGTGGATGGTGTGAAAATATTTGTCCAGTAAATGCAATTAAAGTTGAGAAGCCATTTGAAGGAGAACTCATTATTGATGAAAAAGCATGTAACGCATGTGGTGCTTGTGTTGCAATCTGCCCATGTAATGCATTGACATTCCCAAAACCAGCAGACAAAGCACAAAAAGTGCCAAGATTGGCAGTTAACCAAGATTTATGTGTCCTCTGTGGAGCTTGTGCAAAGTCATGTCCAGTTAGTGCAATAACAGTTAAGAGAACAAAGATTAACATGACAGAAACAAAAGCAACCGCATGGAAGAAAGCATTTGAAAAATTATTGGCAAAATAA
- a CDS encoding 4Fe-4S binding protein, protein MPEHILSGIKALVAMKMRKEGKLQKEIAEYLNMDRSIVSHYLHGRYPSDRVMKVSEVIVELPVEYGARIIHSLSNDKYIAKKLIKVIYNAKIKIEKDKCLACGACLGCEAISIEGIEVKINENRCVLCGECISKCPMNALKFVEE, encoded by the coding sequence ATGCCAGAGCATATACTGTCAGGGATAAAAGCACTTGTAGCAATGAAGATGAGAAAGGAGGGAAAATTACAAAAAGAGATTGCAGAGTACTTAAATATGGACAGGTCAATAGTTTCCCACTACCTTCACGGTAGATATCCTTCAGATAGGGTTATGAAAGTCTCAGAAGTGATAGTAGAACTTCCAGTAGAGTATGGAGCAAGGATAATCCACTCTCTAAGTAACGACAAGTATATTGCAAAGAAACTCATAAAAGTTATCTACAATGCCAAGATAAAAATTGAAAAGGATAAATGCCTTGCCTGTGGAGCATGCCTCGGCTGTGAGGCAATATCAATAGAAGGTATTGAAGTAAAAATTAATGAGAATCGTTGTGTTTTATGTGGAGAATGCATAAGCAAATGTCCTATGAATGCTTTAAAATTTGTGGAGGAATGA
- a CDS encoding UPF0058 family protein, with protein sequence MHKEQLMELHQFFVHVVRELLDDNDNCDSEYLRIYEKLDIKPHYIHKLKVEQRAAIFLLSASIAEILSKNGEKVPENLARRLAENAFKYLNNKRTKSNKGKKLRNSKRNF encoded by the coding sequence ATGCACAAAGAACAACTAATGGAATTACATCAATTTTTTGTTCACGTCGTTAGGGAATTACTTGATGACAATGATAATTGTGATTCAGAGTATTTAAGGATTTATGAGAAGTTAGATATAAAACCCCATTATATCCACAAACTAAAAGTTGAACAAAGAGCGGCAATTTTTCTACTCTCTGCAAGCATTGCAGAAATTCTATCTAAAAATGGCGAAAAAGTGCCTGAAAATTTAGCCAGGAGATTGGCAGAAAATGCCTTTAAATATTTGAATAATAAAAGAACCAAAAGCAATAAGGGCAAAAAATTACGAAACTCTAAACGAAACTTTTAA
- a CDS encoding phosphomannomutase/phosphoglucomutase — MVFKAYDIRGIYDKELNEKFAYSLGRSIGREYNGKEILVGIDVRMGSKALVKPFIYGLLEEGCRVRYAGVISTPLMYFGTKDNYDLGIILTASHNPPQYTGFKMCDKDAIPLSPIEKIKPIFKNYELNEETTKEIEDIDLEKLKVDIIESYKKFFLKRCEKSDKKITVDFANGATTIAEKEILNELFEDKVFINDYPDGTFPAHQPDTLKMECLKDIIKAVKENNSDLGIIFDGDGDRIGIIDEEGNVLQGDILTAIIAKEILKEYENTKIIYDLRCSKIVLETIEKFGGEGVKCRVGHYFIKKLMHEIDAVFAGELSNHFYFKEIGYFESPLLALNYILKAMEEEGKKLSEIAKEYKKYFHSGEINFKVKDQKYIMEKIKERYKNCKIEEIDGISIYCKDFWFNIRPSNTEPLLRLNLEAEKEDIMKEKVEEIRKYIEELNKDAKI, encoded by the coding sequence TTGGTATTTAAAGCATATGATATAAGGGGAATTTATGACAAAGAGTTAAATGAGAAGTTTGCATATTCTTTAGGGAGGAGTATTGGCAGAGAATACAACGGCAAAGAAATTTTAGTTGGAATTGATGTAAGAATGGGCTCGAAGGCATTGGTTAAACCATTTATTTATGGACTTTTGGAAGAGGGGTGTAGAGTGAGGTATGCAGGAGTTATCTCAACACCTCTAATGTATTTTGGAACAAAAGATAATTATGATTTGGGGATTATTTTAACTGCTTCCCACAACCCTCCCCAATACACTGGATTTAAGATGTGCGATAAAGATGCAATTCCACTATCACCAATCGAAAAAATTAAACCAATATTTAAAAATTACGAGCTAAATGAAGAAACTACTAAGGAAATTGAGGATATTGATTTGGAAAAATTAAAAGTTGATATTATTGAGAGTTATAAGAAGTTTTTCTTAAAGAGATGTGAAAAATCAGATAAAAAAATAACTGTTGATTTTGCAAATGGTGCAACAACTATTGCTGAAAAAGAAATATTAAACGAGTTGTTTGAGGATAAAGTTTTCATAAATGACTATCCTGACGGAACTTTCCCTGCCCACCAACCAGATACATTAAAAATGGAATGCCTAAAGGATATAATTAAAGCAGTTAAAGAAAATAATTCTGATTTAGGAATTATTTTTGATGGAGATGGAGATAGGATTGGTATTATAGATGAAGAAGGTAATGTTTTGCAGGGAGATATTTTAACAGCAATTATTGCAAAGGAAATTTTAAAGGAATATGAAAATACAAAAATAATATATGATTTGAGGTGTAGTAAGATAGTTCTCGAAACCATTGAGAAATTTGGGGGCGAGGGTGTTAAGTGTAGAGTAGGACACTACTTCATAAAAAAACTTATGCATGAAATTGATGCCGTCTTTGCTGGAGAGTTGAGTAATCACTTCTACTTTAAGGAGATTGGTTATTTCGAAAGCCCATTGTTAGCATTAAATTACATACTAAAGGCAATGGAAGAAGAAGGTAAAAAACTCTCAGAAATAGCAAAGGAATACAAAAAATACTTCCATAGTGGAGAGATTAACTTTAAAGTAAAAGACCAAAAATACATTATGGAAAAGATAAAAGAAAGATACAAAAACTGCAAAATTGAAGAGATTGACGGTATATCAATTTATTGTAAAGATTTTTGGTTTAACATTAGACCTTCCAATACTGAACCACTTTTAAGGTTGAATTTGGAAGCAGAAAAAGAAGATATAATGAAGGAGAAGGTTGAAGAAATAAGGAAGTATATCGAAGAGTTAAATAAAGATGCTAAAATATAA
- a CDS encoding YgiQ family radical SAM protein, whose amino-acid sequence MFLPMSKEEMDERGWEELDVIIVTGDVYIDHPLFGASVVGRYLEKHGYRVGIISQPDWRNLDDIKKLGKPNYFFAVTAGNLDSMLAHYTPQKRVRDFDACSPEGIRKRPDRATIVYTNLIKRAFKGVPVALGGIEASLRRFAHYDYWDNEVRRSILLDAKADILMYGMGEKSILAITKALESGENIRDLEVNGTVIRCNRKKVEELKEKYDIVELPSYEDVKNDKIKYAEMHRKLMTMDKVTIQRHGNQYVVQFPPTYLTEKEIDEIYELPFERKPHPSYKCHIPAIVPVQFSVVTHRGCFGGCSFCSILYHQGKVIQSRSEKSILNEIKRLLNHEDFKGVIQDVGAPTANMYKMGCKKGIAHKCPKNCLYPEPCENLNLSHKPVIDLLKKIRDLVGDDVRVYVRSGIRYDLVMYDKEYGRKYLEDICKYHASGRLKVAPEHISKNTCQAIQKPDGNLFKRFLEEYRKIAEEVGGTKEVLPYWLIAHPNCRIKDMIKLAEFIHEYKCYSRQVQVFTPTPMTLSTTMYYSGINPLTMEKVYVPYTYREKKIQKAICLYREKENWEKVLEGFKEVGYKGIIYKWIMEQKLKEKEKEKKNKKKLKKKI is encoded by the coding sequence ATGTTTTTACCAATGAGTAAGGAAGAGATGGATGAAAGAGGATGGGAAGAACTTGATGTTATTATTGTCACTGGAGATGTTTATATAGACCACCCTTTATTTGGAGCATCTGTTGTTGGAAGGTATTTGGAAAAGCATGGCTATAGAGTTGGAATCATATCCCAGCCAGATTGGAGGAATTTGGATGATATAAAAAAACTTGGGAAACCAAACTACTTCTTTGCAGTTACTGCTGGGAACTTGGATAGTATGCTTGCTCACTACACCCCCCAAAAAAGGGTTAGGGACTTTGATGCATGTTCTCCAGAGGGAATAAGAAAAAGACCAGATAGGGCAACAATAGTATATACAAATTTAATCAAGAGGGCATTTAAAGGAGTTCCCGTAGCTTTGGGGGGAATTGAAGCATCTTTAAGGAGATTTGCCCACTACGATTATTGGGATAATGAAGTGAGGAGGAGTATTTTATTGGATGCGAAGGCAGATATCCTAATGTATGGAATGGGAGAAAAGAGCATATTGGCAATAACAAAAGCATTAGAAAGCGGAGAAAATATTAGAGATTTAGAAGTAAATGGGACGGTTATTAGGTGTAATAGAAAAAAAGTGGAAGAATTAAAAGAAAAATATGATATCGTTGAACTACCAAGTTATGAGGATGTCAAAAATGATAAGATAAAATATGCCGAAATGCACAGAAAATTAATGACTATGGATAAAGTGACTATCCAAAGGCATGGAAACCAATATGTTGTCCAATTTCCACCAACTTACTTAACTGAAAAGGAAATTGATGAAATCTATGAACTTCCATTTGAAAGAAAGCCCCATCCATCATACAAATGCCACATTCCTGCAATAGTGCCTGTTCAATTTTCTGTTGTGACGCATAGGGGTTGCTTTGGAGGGTGTTCATTTTGCTCAATATTGTACCATCAAGGTAAGGTAATTCAAAGCAGGAGTGAGAAATCAATATTGAATGAGATAAAGAGACTCCTCAACCATGAGGATTTCAAGGGAGTTATTCAAGATGTCGGAGCTCCAACCGCAAACATGTATAAAATGGGTTGTAAAAAGGGAATTGCCCACAAATGTCCAAAAAACTGCCTATATCCTGAGCCGTGTGAGAATTTAAACTTATCCCACAAACCTGTAATTGATTTACTCAAAAAAATAAGGGATTTAGTTGGAGATGATGTTAGAGTTTACGTACGTTCTGGAATTAGGTATGATTTGGTGATGTATGATAAGGAATATGGGAGGAAGTATTTGGAAGATATTTGCAAATACCACGCCTCTGGGAGATTGAAGGTTGCTCCAGAGCATATATCCAAAAACACTTGCCAAGCAATACAAAAACCAGATGGAAATTTGTTCAAAAGGTTTTTGGAAGAATATAGGAAAATTGCAGAGGAAGTTGGAGGGACAAAAGAAGTCCTTCCATACTGGTTAATTGCCCATCCAAATTGCAGGATAAAGGACATGATTAAACTTGCAGAGTTTATACATGAATATAAATGCTATTCAAGACAAGTTCAGGTCTTCACACCAACACCTATGACATTATCAACAACAATGTATTATAGTGGGATAAACCCATTAACAATGGAAAAAGTTTATGTACCATACACATACAGAGAAAAAAAGATTCAAAAAGCCATTTGCCTTTATAGAGAAAAAGAAAACTGGGAGAAGGTACTTGAGGGATTTAAAGAAGTAGGTTATAAGGGCATTATTTACAAATGGATAATGGAGCAAAAATTAAAAGAAAAGGAAAAAGAAAAGAAAAACAAGAAAAAATTAAAAAAGAAAATTTAA
- the guaA gene encoding glutamine-hydrolyzing GMP synthase gives MFDPKKFIEESIKEIREQIGNRKAIIALSGGVDSSVAAVLTHKAIGDRLLAVFVDTGLMRKGEPEEVTKIFRDQLGLNFKCIDAKDRFLNALKGVTDPEEKRKIIGRVFIEVFEEVARENGEEVLVQGTIAPDWIESEGKIKTHHNIALPGGMVLEVVEPLRDLYKDEVRLVAKELGLPDKIVHRQPFPGPGLAVRILGEITEEKLNICREANAIVEEEIEKAGLDKELWQYFAAVLDTKATGVKGDIRDYNWIVALRFVKSIDAMTAHVPELPWDVLKRISKRITSEIPNVARVVLDITDKPPATIEFE, from the coding sequence ATGTTTGATCCAAAGAAGTTTATTGAGGAAAGTATAAAAGAAATAAGAGAACAAATTGGAAACAGAAAGGCAATTATTGCACTAAGTGGAGGAGTAGACAGTTCAGTTGCAGCAGTATTAACCCACAAAGCAATCGGAGATAGACTTTTGGCAGTTTTTGTTGATACTGGATTGATGAGAAAAGGAGAACCGGAAGAGGTAACAAAAATTTTCAGAGACCAGTTAGGGTTGAATTTCAAATGTATTGATGCAAAAGATAGGTTCCTAAATGCATTAAAAGGAGTTACAGACCCAGAAGAAAAAAGAAAGATTATTGGAAGAGTATTTATTGAAGTGTTTGAGGAAGTTGCAAGGGAGAATGGGGAGGAAGTTTTAGTTCAAGGAACCATAGCACCAGATTGGATTGAGAGTGAAGGGAAAATAAAAACCCACCACAACATTGCACTGCCTGGAGGAATGGTTTTAGAGGTCGTAGAGCCGTTGAGAGATTTGTATAAGGATGAAGTCAGGTTGGTAGCAAAAGAGTTAGGATTACCAGATAAAATTGTCCATAGGCAACCTTTCCCAGGGCCAGGTTTAGCAGTTAGAATTTTGGGAGAAATTACAGAAGAAAAATTAAACATCTGTAGAGAGGCAAATGCTATTGTTGAGGAGGAAATAGAGAAAGCAGGATTGGATAAGGAATTATGGCAATATTTCGCTGCAGTTTTAGATACAAAAGCAACAGGAGTTAAGGGAGATATTAGGGATTACAATTGGATTGTTGCTTTAAGATTCGTTAAATCCATTGATGCAATGACTGCCCATGTTCCAGAACTTCCATGGGATGTTTTGAAGAGAATAAGCAAAAGAATAACATCAGAAATTCCAAATGTAGCGAGAGTTGTGTTAGACATAACAGACAAACCACCAGCAACCATAGAATTCGAATGA